The sequence TCCCGGCGTAGTCACCCTCGTGCCTCTATTCCTGATCTTCAGAGACTTGGGCTGGCTCGACACGTTTCTCCCCCTTATCGTGCCCTCCTGGTTTGGCTCGGGGTTCTTCATCTTCCTCATGCGCCAGTTTCTCACTGGGCTCCCGATCGAGCTGGAGGAGGCGGCAAGAGTAGATGGAGCCGGCAGTCTGCGCATCCTTCTGAGAGTGGTAGCCCCTCTTTCCAAGCCGGCCATGGCCACAGTAGGGATCTTCTCGTTTCTCGGTCACTACAATGAGTTCATGGGTCCTCTCATCTACCTCGACTCCAACAGCAACTACACGCTTGCTCTAGGTCTGCGCATGTTCCAAGGTCGCTACGGCGACCGCTGGCCCATCGTCATGGCCGCGTCCACGATCATGATCGCGCCGGTCATAGTGCTTTTCTTCTTCGCGCAGAAGCAGTTCATTCGGGGCATTCAGCTAGGCGGTCTTGCTGGGAGGTGAAGCCTTGCCAATGACAACGCCGCGTGGCCACACTCTGCGGTCTATTGCAGTGTCCGGTGACTGGACCAGAAGCAGATCCTGGTTGCCTACGCAGGGTGCAGGGGACCTACATGCGTAACCAGAAAGCGTCTGTGGTGCAGAACACCTTGAGAGCGATGCTCTTCGACAGCCCGGAGTGGATTCCGTGCGTGGTGTCGATTATGCCTGCTACCTGGATCCGGTACGGCGAGGCTGTCGAGGAGATAGTTCTGGGCCACCCAAGGCTCTTCCCACACTACCGCGAGGGCGACTTCAGGCGTATGGAAATGCCTCGCCAGTACAAGGCAGGACGGTGGGTAGATGTCTGGGGTACGGTCTGGCACAACATCGAGGAAGGGTTGGATTCCATACCCGTGGAAGAGGAAGCGCCGCTGAGGGACTGGGCAGCTTTCGATAGCTACCAGCCGCCCGATCCGTTGGCACGGACCGATCTTGTTGGCGACCCCATAGACTGGAGCGCTCGCGGCATGGCCATCCAAGAGACAAAGCAGAAGGGTGGCTTGGCAACAGGTGGGCTGAGTCATGGCTTCATGTATATGCGCCTGTTCTACCTGCGCGGTTTCTCCAATCTCATGATGGATATGGCAACCAGGGATCCGAGATTGGATGCTTTGATAGACATGGTGCGGGACTACAATCTCCGCCTAGTGCACAAGTGGATCGAGATTGGCGTCGAGATGCTGTCTGGCGGTGATGATCTCGGCCTCCAGAGGTCCCTCCCGATCAGCCCCAGTGATTGGCGCCACTACATCAAGCCCTGCTACGAGGCAGTAGTTGGGATGTGTAGGGACAATGATGTGTACTTCTACCTACACAGCGATGGCCACATCCTTGAGGTAATCCCGGACCTGGTAGAGTGTGGGGTCACTATCATCAATCCTCAGGTACGCGCAAACGGGTTGGAGGGGCTCAAGCGAGTTGCGAAGGGGAACGTATGCGTGCACTTGGACCTCGACCGACAGCTCTTCCCTTTCGCCACGCGCAGGGAAATCGAGGCGCATATCCAGGAGGCCATCGACGCGCTCAACGGGCCCAGAGGCGGCCTGATGCTTCACGCTGAGTGCGAACCCGACGTACCTCCAGAGACCATTCGCACAATAGTAGAGGCACTCGAGCGGTGTGGGTGTGGGCCTATGCGCTAGCATCACCATTTCTCACTGGAACGAGCTCCTGCGGCCCCTCATATACCTCAATCAGCGCAGCGAATTCACTCTCAGCCTGGGCCTGCTCTCGCTCAGGAGCCAGTACAGCACCGACTTCAGCGCCCTCATGGCCGCGTCCTTCCTCGTCTTGCTCCCCGTG is a genomic window of Anaerolineae bacterium containing:
- a CDS encoding carbohydrate ABC transporter permease, which gives rise to MAQVSRGAEPLLRGGAQPSWWRSARLKARLGHVLLHVVLIVTGFTFLVPLLWVVATSLKAPNQVFTYPIQWIPREPQWVNYSSMLTLLEIAGRPALLVFVKNTVIVATAAMLGTIFSSLLVGYSLARLRWPGRSLVFGLVLAVMMLPGVVTLVPLFLIFRDLGWLDTFLPLIVPSWFGSGFFIFLMRQFLTGLPIELEEAARVDGAGSLRILLRVVAPLSKPAMATVGIFSFLGHYNEFMGPLIYLDSNSNYTLALGLRMFQGRYGDRWPIVMAASTIMIAPVIVLFFFAQKQFIRGIQLGGLAGR